One part of the Sneathia vaginalis genome encodes these proteins:
- the mnmA gene encoding tRNA 2-thiouridine(34) synthase MnmA: MNKKVVVGMSGGVDSSVTALLLKQQGYDVIGVFMKNWEEKDDNGVCTSENDYLDAQKVAESIGIPCYSVNFVKEYWDRVFQYFLDEYKKGRTPNPDVMCNKEIKFKAFLDYAMSLGADYVATGHYAKVIHSDKGAILLRGIDDNKDQSYFLSELSKEQLEKVLFPLGDYIKPEIREIAKKYNLATANKKDSTGICFIGERDFNKFLSQYLPSKAGNIVDNKGKILGRHSGLMYYTIGQRKGIGIGNSKEGNGQPYFVADKNLKTNELIVSQGDTSILYSKGLITNEFNIINTELVSFPLRCTVKFRYRQKDVSATMYKLDDGRIKVLFDEKQRAVTLGQVVVGYLGNICIGGGAIDEIIK; encoded by the coding sequence ATGAATAAAAAAGTTGTTGTAGGTATGTCTGGAGGAGTAGATTCTTCTGTAACAGCCTTACTTTTGAAACAACAAGGTTATGATGTAATAGGTGTTTTTATGAAAAACTGGGAAGAAAAAGACGATAATGGAGTTTGTACCAGTGAAAATGACTATTTAGACGCACAAAAGGTAGCAGAAAGCATAGGTATTCCTTGTTATTCAGTAAATTTTGTTAAAGAATACTGGGATAGAGTCTTTCAATATTTCTTAGATGAGTATAAAAAAGGGAGAACACCTAATCCAGATGTTATGTGTAATAAGGAAATAAAGTTTAAGGCATTTCTTGATTATGCAATGAGCTTGGGTGCTGATTATGTTGCAACAGGTCATTATGCAAAGGTTATACACAGTGATAAAGGAGCTATACTTTTACGTGGTATAGATGATAATAAAGATCAATCATATTTTTTATCAGAATTATCAAAAGAACAATTAGAAAAAGTATTATTTCCATTAGGAGATTATATTAAACCTGAAATAAGGGAAATTGCAAAGAAGTATAATTTAGCAACAGCAAACAAGAAAGACAGTACAGGTATTTGCTTTATAGGTGAAAGAGACTTTAATAAGTTTTTAAGTCAATACTTACCTTCAAAAGCAGGTAACATTGTTGATAACAAAGGTAAAATATTAGGAAGACATAGTGGACTTATGTACTATACTATAGGTCAAAGAAAAGGTATAGGTATAGGGAATAGCAAAGAAGGAAATGGACAACCATATTTTGTTGCAGATAAGAATTTAAAGACAAATGAATTAATAGTCTCACAAGGGGATACAAGTATACTTTATTCCAAAGGATTGATTACAAATGAGTTCAATATTATTAACACTGAACTAGTAAGTTTTCCACTAAGATGTACTGTTAAATTTAGATATAGACAAAAGGACGTATCAGCAACTATGTATAAACTAGATGATGGAAGAATAAAAGTTTTATTCGATGAAAAACAAAGAGCAGTAACACTAGGTCAAGTGGTTGTTGGATATTTAGGAAATATTTGCATCGGTGGAGGAGCAATAGATGAGATTATAAAATAG
- a CDS encoding tetratricopeptide repeat protein, whose product MFWDIFFKKSSDKDDEQKEYIDIIDDKGKKVSVDKKIWLKRMKEKLDENKNNITKECDILETAIGYGLSLDVVEYCMKLYNENKSNQRCVDLIFQCYMNNNMYKEAVEVYETYLNAGYPFNYAMYYDLAIAQEKNRDYKSMEKNLFMSFTNNNNYIKAIDKLKDYMKGQGDDFYYEWLSNLAQNSKSWYLYMELAKVEYDRGNLDEGIKNLLKSLDLHTSDKHILKVANILLSNKRYTEFENYIIPKYDVNSDNINLHQAVLNFYFKDNQCDKGLELLHKLYLNNIQNEFFADYEKQFLKKKLKIENPSKYDSMINEKGWGKLKSIGIKGPLNTLLFKTTQVNRTGKSVLLLPFELNSSIRVPEKVKDFSKNIHIFLNERISLLTNLRNMALFMYDDLGTYVCRKPYSDEYFAKIKESNPKLDMVLTGQVKVLDENGTFEFKIFTYDLNEKQKVDRFIIKTSSEVYNQVISKFFNTTLKVLSETNGESVEITDKRFMEYYTDYIDIVLNVNKYNEYRIYETDRVLKYCLNYCTENKISMALSLIYKQSKVLPEVKEKYKQIIYNEIAKGTYKEEIVKQFNLVYGENKDENNIETNEEN is encoded by the coding sequence ATGTTTTGGGATATTTTCTTTAAAAAGAGTAGTGATAAGGATGACGAACAAAAAGAATATATAGACATAATCGATGATAAAGGGAAAAAAGTAAGTGTAGATAAAAAAATATGGCTAAAAAGAATGAAAGAAAAATTAGATGAGAATAAGAATAATATTACAAAAGAATGTGATATTTTAGAAACAGCTATAGGATATGGATTATCACTTGATGTTGTTGAATATTGTATGAAATTATACAATGAGAATAAGAGCAATCAAAGATGTGTTGATTTAATTTTTCAATGCTATATGAATAACAATATGTATAAAGAAGCAGTAGAAGTATATGAAACATACTTAAATGCAGGATATCCATTTAATTATGCAATGTATTATGATTTAGCTATAGCACAAGAAAAAAATAGAGATTATAAGTCAATGGAAAAAAACTTATTTATGTCATTTACAAATAATAATAACTACATAAAGGCTATAGATAAATTAAAAGACTATATGAAAGGTCAAGGAGACGACTTCTACTATGAATGGTTGAGTAATTTAGCACAAAATTCTAAGTCATGGTATCTTTATATGGAATTAGCAAAAGTAGAATATGATAGAGGTAATTTAGACGAAGGTATAAAGAATTTATTGAAGAGTTTAGATTTACATACTAGCGATAAGCATATTTTGAAAGTAGCAAATATACTTTTATCAAATAAGAGATATACTGAATTTGAAAACTACATTATTCCAAAATATGATGTTAATTCAGATAATATTAATTTGCACCAAGCAGTGCTTAATTTCTACTTTAAAGACAACCAATGTGATAAGGGATTAGAATTATTACACAAGCTATATTTAAATAATATACAAAATGAATTTTTTGCAGATTACGAAAAGCAATTTTTAAAGAAAAAATTAAAAATAGAAAACCCATCTAAGTATGATAGCATGATAAATGAAAAAGGTTGGGGTAAACTAAAAAGTATAGGAATAAAAGGACCATTAAATACACTTTTATTTAAAACAACACAAGTAAATAGAACAGGTAAGAGTGTTTTATTACTACCATTTGAATTAAATTCGAGTATAAGAGTTCCAGAAAAGGTTAAAGATTTTTCTAAAAATATACATATATTCTTAAATGAAAGAATAAGTCTTTTAACTAATTTAAGAAATATGGCTTTATTTATGTATGATGATTTAGGTACATATGTGTGTAGAAAACCATATTCTGATGAATATTTTGCGAAAATAAAGGAAAGCAACCCTAAACTTGACATGGTATTAACAGGACAAGTAAAAGTCTTAGATGAAAATGGTACATTTGAGTTTAAAATTTTTACTTACGACTTAAATGAAAAACAAAAGGTTGATAGATTTATTATAAAGACAAGTAGTGAGGTTTACAACCAAGTTATAAGTAAATTCTTTAATACAACACTTAAGGTATTATCTGAAACAAATGGTGAAAGTGTTGAAATAACTGATAAGAGATTTATGGAATATTATACAGATTATATTGACATTGTATTAAATGTAAATAAATATAATGAATATAGAATATATGAAACAGATAGAGTGTTGAAGTATTGCTTGAATTATTGTACTGAAAATAAGATAAGCATGGCACTATCTCTTATATATAAACAATCAAAAGTCTTACCAGAAGTAAAAGAAAAATACAAACAAATAATTTATAATGAAATAGCCAAGGGAACTTATAAAGAAGAAATAGTTAAACAATTTAATCTTGTTTATGGAGAAAATAAAGATGAAAACAATATTGAAACAAATGAAGAAAATTAA
- a CDS encoding alanine racemase — protein MAELLIRKKRIISNLNKLKEYSPNNIYVLKANAYGLGIENIVSILKEQNEDFFAVSNIEEAMRVRKIDSECRVLILGDVDKKDIDLVKTYNFEPTLFSQKQMEKYRGLRVHVSFNTGLNRLGFDEYVDYPNILSVYSHISDAFNKKRVMDQVNRFDEICKNYTNVKKHLFSTEAMLLYPNKYDYCRIGMGLYGFNEGFLKASVLKVKVLQKRSIKKGEYIFYGSKNIAKKDMDIAILELGYKDINIQNACMDMMYMPITEDIGDYVYIDIDSEKQLASLSPYIKRTLI, from the coding sequence ATGGCAGAATTATTAATAAGAAAAAAGAGAATAATAAGTAATTTAAATAAATTAAAAGAATATTCACCTAATAATATATACGTTTTAAAGGCAAATGCTTATGGCTTAGGTATAGAAAATATTGTAAGTATATTAAAAGAGCAAAATGAAGATTTTTTTGCAGTTAGCAATATAGAAGAAGCTATGAGAGTAAGAAAAATAGACAGTGAATGTAGGGTGTTGATACTAGGAGATGTTGATAAAAAAGATATAGATTTAGTGAAGACATATAATTTTGAGCCAACTCTATTTTCCCAAAAACAAATGGAAAAATACAGGGGACTTAGAGTACACGTTTCATTTAATACAGGACTTAATAGATTAGGATTTGATGAGTATGTTGATTATCCTAATATATTAAGTGTTTATTCACATATATCTGATGCGTTTAATAAGAAAAGAGTAATGGATCAAGTGAATAGATTTGATGAAATTTGTAAAAATTATACCAACGTAAAAAAACATCTTTTTTCAACAGAAGCAATGCTATTATACCCGAACAAATATGATTATTGTCGTATAGGAATGGGACTTTACGGATTTAATGAAGGCTTTTTAAAGGCAAGTGTTTTAAAAGTTAAAGTTTTGCAAAAAAGAAGTATAAAAAAAGGTGAATATATTTTTTATGGAAGTAAGAATATAGCTAAAAAAGATATGGATATAGCTATATTAGAATTGGGGTATAAGGACATAAATATACAAAATGCTTGTATGGATATGATGTATATGCCTATTACAGAAGACATAGGTGATTATGTATATATAGACATAGATTCAGAAAAACAACTTGCAAGTTTGTCACCATATATAAAAAGAACATTAATATAG
- a CDS encoding transcription antitermination factor NusB gives MIKEDIVNILDSIIFKNKFSNIELNYYFTIKNYTYEQKSFVKNIITDVLKNLIYIDYVINQYASNVSKRKIKHLLRLSVAQIAFSSKDSKGIIYEANEIAKKESIHQAKFVNSVLNKIVSNIDKINKKIDDEKLFHIKYSYPKWLEEKIKIDFPDDYINIMENLKNRSYLSIRVNRKAIDIDKFYNLIKNDVVYRLEDVFYLKNGKVLEKLEENTYFIQDGASYIVCKNIDVKDGDTVLDACSSPGGKTLGILSLFNPKVVYAQDIYNHKIEILEGLKKRYNFSNMIVEKKDATNEEDYPLEYFDKILLDVPCSGLGVIKRKPEKIYSLSLSDIKALKKLQKKIIENNLRFLKKGGELVYSTCTITKNENTNNIKYILEKYPNLEVIEPKVPEGIEYIKDEIGGIYLSYKNKYLDNFYIIKLRKKNED, from the coding sequence ATGATAAAAGAAGATATAGTGAATATTTTAGATTCTATAATATTTAAAAATAAATTTAGTAATATAGAATTAAATTACTATTTTACAATAAAGAATTATACATATGAGCAAAAATCTTTTGTAAAAAATATTATAACTGATGTTTTAAAAAATCTCATATACATAGACTATGTTATAAACCAATATGCTAGTAATGTAAGTAAAAGAAAAATAAAGCATCTTTTAAGACTATCTGTTGCACAGATTGCCTTTTCTTCTAAAGATTCAAAAGGTATCATATACGAAGCAAATGAGATAGCAAAAAAAGAGAGCATACATCAGGCTAAATTTGTAAATTCAGTTTTAAATAAGATAGTTTCTAATATTGATAAGATTAATAAGAAAATTGATGATGAGAAGTTATTTCATATAAAATATTCATATCCTAAGTGGTTAGAAGAAAAGATAAAAATAGATTTTCCAGATGACTACATCAATATTATGGAAAATTTAAAAAATAGATCTTATCTATCTATAAGAGTTAATAGAAAAGCCATTGATATAGATAAATTTTATAACCTTATTAAAAACGATGTGGTATACAGATTAGAAGATGTATTCTATTTAAAAAATGGTAAGGTATTAGAAAAGCTAGAAGAAAATACATATTTTATACAAGACGGGGCCTCATATATAGTATGCAAAAATATAGATGTAAAAGATGGAGATACAGTCTTAGATGCATGTAGTAGTCCTGGTGGTAAAACACTTGGTATATTAAGTTTATTCAATCCTAAAGTTGTATACGCACAAGATATATACAATCATAAGATAGAAATTTTGGAAGGTCTAAAAAAGAGATATAACTTTTCTAATATGATAGTAGAGAAAAAAGATGCAACTAATGAAGAGGACTATCCTTTAGAATACTTTGATAAGATATTACTAGATGTTCCTTGTTCAGGTTTAGGTGTAATAAAAAGAAAGCCAGAGAAGATATATAGTTTAAGCTTATCTGATATTAAAGCATTAAAGAAGTTGCAAAAGAAAATAATAGAAAATAATCTTAGATTTTTAAAAAAAGGTGGAGAATTAGTATATAGTACTTGTACTATAACTAAAAATGAAAATACAAATAACATTAAATATATATTAGAAAAATACCCTAACTTAGAGGTTATAGAACCTAAAGTTCCAGAAGGTATAGAGTATATAAAAGACGAAATAGGGGGTATATATTTAAGCTATAAAAATAAGTATTTAGATAATTTTTACATCATAAAATTAAGAAAGAAAAATGAAGATTAA
- a CDS encoding NUDIX domain-containing protein → MEVLIDDDTRDILYKLNEKGSAYIVGGYVRDTLLGIKSSDIDIVTNLDKIDIIEALRGYNPVLSNDKYQIITIKLKDKKYEIARLREDIGISDGRNPQYIKFIDDINKDSVRRDFTINAFYYNKELIDTQNGSYDLENRLIRSIGDASIRFSEDRLRILRAFRFMSHLGFELEENTMLVIKNMAKDTSLFSSFSKERLISEFNKILLGRYAYKAIEAMFNLNVLRHFIDIFNKNTFDNILFLEICKKYKKMQESYREIDIDMSYALIFSFSGKKNIHTERLYENDSIEQYEKFRTKFTLNVSKKSIVKNLIYYHNLVNKKPSLIMLKRMLLDLVNNQNVCKLFNLIMILFDLNIKDIQKLLYNIQILYMAQEPVFLSSLDLDNVDLFNLGIEGKKILGIKMDVFSKVLNGDLPNSKFELLSYITKKYLNNAQLKYEKSAGAIVYKKINGKYMFLIIRGSNGGSFGFAKGHMESDECEEQTAIRETKEETNIDIAIRNSKAFRRTLKYVIYPNIYKEVTLFMAEALSADIKIDEHELSKAQWLTYKQAKEALTFLGQRNILKEAMIYLY, encoded by the coding sequence ATGGAAGTTTTAATAGACGATGATACACGAGATATCTTATACAAACTAAATGAAAAAGGCAGTGCATATATAGTTGGTGGTTATGTAAGAGATACATTGCTTGGTATAAAAAGTAGTGATATAGATATAGTAACAAACTTAGATAAAATTGATATTATAGAAGCTTTAAGAGGATATAATCCAGTTTTATCAAATGATAAATATCAAATTATTACCATAAAATTAAAAGATAAAAAATATGAGATTGCAAGATTAAGAGAAGATATAGGTATATCTGATGGAAGAAATCCCCAATACATTAAATTTATTGATGATATAAATAAAGATTCAGTAAGACGTGATTTTACAATAAATGCTTTTTACTATAACAAAGAATTAATCGATACTCAAAATGGTAGTTATGATTTAGAGAATAGATTGATAAGAAGTATAGGTGATGCAAGTATAAGGTTTAGTGAAGATAGACTAAGAATATTGAGAGCATTTAGATTTATGTCACACTTAGGTTTTGAACTTGAAGAAAATACAATGCTAGTTATAAAAAACATGGCAAAGGATACAAGTCTTTTTTCTTCATTTTCAAAGGAGCGATTAATATCTGAATTTAATAAGATTTTACTAGGAAGATATGCATATAAAGCGATAGAAGCTATGTTTAACTTAAATGTATTAAGACATTTTATAGACATTTTCAATAAAAATACATTTGATAATATATTGTTTCTAGAGATTTGTAAGAAGTATAAAAAAATGCAAGAAAGCTATAGAGAAATTGATATAGACATGAGTTATGCTCTAATATTTTCTTTTTCAGGTAAGAAGAACATTCATACAGAAAGGCTCTATGAAAATGATAGTATAGAGCAGTATGAAAAATTTAGAACAAAATTTACATTAAATGTATCAAAGAAAAGTATAGTAAAAAACCTAATATATTATCATAATTTGGTCAATAAAAAGCCGAGTTTAATTATGTTAAAACGTATGTTATTAGACCTTGTAAATAATCAAAATGTATGTAAGTTATTTAATCTAATAATGATCTTATTTGATTTAAATATAAAAGACATACAAAAACTTTTATACAACATACAAATATTGTATATGGCACAAGAACCAGTATTTTTATCAAGCCTTGATTTAGATAATGTTGATTTATTTAATTTAGGCATAGAAGGAAAAAAGATTCTAGGAATAAAAATGGATGTATTTAGTAAAGTTTTAAATGGAGATTTACCTAATTCTAAATTTGAACTACTAAGCTATATTACAAAAAAATATTTAAATAATGCACAACTTAAGTATGAGAAAAGTGCTGGAGCTATTGTGTATAAGAAAATTAATGGAAAATATATGTTTTTAATAATCAGAGGAAGTAATGGCGGAAGTTTTGGATTTGCCAAAGGTCATATGGAATCAGATGAATGTGAAGAACAAACTGCTATAAGAGAAACAAAGGAGGAAACAAATATAGATATTGCTATAAGAAATTCTAAGGCTTTTAGAAGGACGTTAAAGTATGTAATATATCCTAATATATATAAGGAAGTTACATTGTTCATGGCAGAAGCATTAAGTGCAGATATTAAAATAGATGAACATGAGTTATCAAAAGCACAGTGGTTAACATATAAGCAAGCAAAAGAAGCATTAACGTTTTTAGGTCAAAGAAATATACTTAAAGAAGCAATGATATATTTATACTAG
- a CDS encoding RNA methyltransferase, with protein sequence MRENIFVGLVHYPVYNKNKEIVATSVTNFDIHDISRTSRTYDINKYFIITPVKSQIELTKRIMGYWQEGDGIGFNKDRNEAFENTRVVSSIQEAMDSIEKLTGKKPKIVTTSAKIHDNSITFADMSKLLFTMEDPVLLLFGTGFGLTDEVMSMSYKIIEPIRGKTKYNHLSVRAAVSIILDRLLGED encoded by the coding sequence ATGAGAGAAAATATATTTGTTGGGTTAGTTCATTACCCAGTATACAACAAAAATAAAGAGATTGTTGCAACATCTGTAACAAATTTTGATATACATGATATTTCAAGAACAAGTAGAACCTATGACATTAACAAGTATTTTATCATAACACCTGTAAAATCTCAGATAGAATTAACTAAGAGAATAATGGGTTATTGGCAAGAAGGTGATGGAATAGGATTTAATAAGGACAGAAATGAAGCATTCGAAAATACAAGAGTAGTTTCTAGTATACAAGAAGCAATGGATAGTATAGAAAAACTAACAGGTAAGAAACCAAAGATAGTTACAACATCTGCAAAAATACATGATAATAGTATAACATTTGCTGATATGAGTAAGCTTTTATTCACAATGGAAGATCCTGTATTACTCTTATTTGGTACTGGATTTGGATTAACAGATGAGGTAATGTCTATGTCGTATAAGATAATAGAACCTATAAGGGGTAAAACAAAGTATAATCACTTATCAGTAAGAGCAGCAGTTAGTATAATATTAGATAGATTATTGGGGGAAGATTAA
- a CDS encoding PTS-dependent dihydroxyacetone kinase phosphotransferase subunit DhaM — MVGIVIISHCSNIGDDLIDFLNVFKTSDFEIVNGSDKNIQFGTTTEYVVEAIKKADKGEGVLVILDLGSSIDCAIHAKKLLEGKIKVEIADAPMIEGAISAVAGNDETIDLKTLKKIAEDSKEFRKVK; from the coding sequence ATGGTAGGAATAGTAATAATAAGTCACTGTAGTAATATAGGTGACGATTTAATAGATTTTTTAAATGTATTTAAAACTAGTGATTTTGAAATAGTAAATGGGTCAGATAAGAATATACAATTTGGTACAACTACTGAATATGTAGTTGAAGCTATTAAAAAAGCAGATAAAGGAGAAGGTGTTTTAGTAATACTTGATCTAGGAAGTTCAATAGACTGTGCAATTCATGCAAAGAAATTACTAGAAGGTAAGATAAAAGTCGAAATAGCTGATGCACCTATGATAGAAGGGGCAATTTCAGCTGTTGCAGGTAATGATGAAACAATAGATTTAAAGACTTTAAAGAAAATTGCAGAAGATAGTAAAGAATTCAGAAAGGTTAAATAA
- the rimM gene encoding ribosome maturation factor RimM (Essential for efficient processing of 16S rRNA), translated as MSDVYYVGHITTTHKLMGAVKISTSFPILEDIVGKRVIASKNDNIKILFVKKVEGFNGKRAIISFNEINGIDDAKEIIDADISIRKDLVPEYEEEKSIIGYKVLNFNKSIGQVVDVMENKAQDILVVKGEKEILIPFIDVFVKEIDDEREEIQVELIEGML; from the coding sequence GTGAGTGATGTATATTATGTTGGACATATAACAACAACACATAAGCTAATGGGAGCTGTAAAAATAAGCACTAGTTTTCCAATTTTGGAAGATATAGTAGGCAAAAGAGTAATAGCTTCTAAAAATGATAATATTAAAATACTTTTTGTAAAAAAGGTAGAAGGTTTTAATGGAAAAAGGGCTATAATCTCTTTTAATGAAATAAATGGTATAGATGATGCTAAGGAAATAATCGATGCTGATATTAGCATTAGAAAAGATTTAGTACCAGAATATGAAGAAGAAAAATCTATTATAGGCTATAAGGTCTTAAACTTTAATAAAAGTATAGGACAAGTAGTAGATGTGATGGAAAACAAGGCACAAGATATACTGGTTGTAAAAGGTGAAAAAGAAATACTAATCCCTTTTATAGACGTATTTGTGAAAGAAATTGATGATGAAAGAGAAGAAATACAAGTAGAATTGATAGAAGGTATGCTATGA
- the trmD gene encoding tRNA (guanosine(37)-N1)-methyltransferase TrmD, with protein MKITVLTLFKELFDMYLSQTILDRAVNNDLVEYDIVNIRDYSTNSYHQVDDTPFGGGAGMLLKPEPFFKYFFSLKEENRKPYVVFVTPQGNKLNQERIDKLKEKEDLVIISGRYEGLDQRVIDRYVDEEISIGDFVLTSGDLPALCLIDAITRQKDGVITKESYETDSFYNGLLGYPQYTKPSNLGRHKVPEVLLSGDHKRIREFRFKESVKKTIKNRPDLIAKKLEEDEDFRKMIEDLL; from the coding sequence ATGAAAATAACTGTATTAACTTTGTTTAAAGAATTATTCGATATGTATTTAAGTCAAACCATTTTAGATAGAGCAGTTAATAATGATTTGGTTGAATATGATATTGTGAATATACGAGATTATTCAACAAATTCATATCATCAAGTAGACGATACACCCTTTGGTGGTGGAGCAGGTATGCTATTAAAACCAGAACCATTCTTTAAATACTTCTTTAGTTTAAAAGAAGAAAATAGAAAACCATATGTAGTCTTCGTTACACCACAAGGTAATAAATTGAATCAAGAAAGAATTGATAAATTAAAAGAAAAAGAGGATCTTGTAATAATTTCAGGTAGATATGAGGGCCTTGATCAAAGGGTCATAGATAGATATGTTGATGAAGAAATTAGTATAGGTGACTTTGTACTAACTAGTGGTGATTTACCAGCCTTATGTTTAATAGATGCAATTACTAGACAAAAAGATGGTGTAATAACAAAAGAATCATATGAAACAGATTCTTTCTATAACGGACTTTTGGGTTATCCACAATATACAAAACCTAGTAATTTAGGTAGACATAAAGTACCAGAGGTACTACTAAGTGGAGATCATAAAAGAATTAGAGAGTTTCGCTTTAAAGAAAGTGTTAAGAAGACTATAAAAAATAGACCAGACTTAATAGCAAAAAAGCTAGAAGAAGATGAAGATTTTAGAAAGATGATAGAGGATTTATTATGA
- a CDS encoding ankyrin repeat domain-containing protein: MKKIFLLFAIFSTFTFSRGYIEEYKRGLEREKTISRLFSAIKTKNNVYAEALLSPKANVNKASYNIPSEKEENKVELDVNVVDKKGFTPVLICAMYNNVDMLKEIIKKGANLEALHPILGKTLLVTAIFYGSNDVAKFLIENRKELINKGSNTDGWLPIEEAVLQENKDILLLLLRHGAIIRKKDKNGYDVYDLATRHGKGTMVKILRDYELGKLK; the protein is encoded by the coding sequence ATGAAAAAAATATTTCTATTGTTTGCTATATTTTCTACATTTACTTTTTCAAGAGGATATATTGAAGAGTATAAAAGGGGATTAGAAAGAGAAAAAACAATTTCAAGGCTATTTTCTGCCATAAAAACAAAAAATAACGTATATGCTGAAGCTTTATTAAGTCCCAAAGCAAATGTTAATAAGGCGTCATATAACATACCAAGTGAAAAAGAGGAAAATAAGGTAGAACTAGATGTAAATGTAGTGGATAAAAAAGGATTCACACCTGTTTTAATATGTGCAATGTATAATAATGTAGATATGTTGAAGGAAATAATAAAAAAAGGTGCTAATCTTGAGGCATTACATCCAATATTAGGTAAAACTTTATTAGTAACTGCAATTTTTTACGGTTCAAATGATGTTGCTAAATTTTTGATAGAAAATAGAAAAGAATTAATCAACAAGGGAAGTAATACAGATGGTTGGTTGCCTATAGAAGAGGCTGTATTACAAGAAAATAAAGATATATTATTACTTCTACTAAGACATGGGGCTATTATTCGCAAAAAAGATAAAAATGGTTACGATGTGTATGATCTTGCAACAAGACATGGAAAAGGTACGATGGTAAAAATATTAAGAGATTATGAATTAGGCAAATTAAAATAG